In the genome of Apus apus isolate bApuApu2 unplaced genomic scaffold, bApuApu2.pri.cur manual_scaffold_34_ctg1, whole genome shotgun sequence, the window gagaaagtgccttcagcctttcctctgcctgcaggaagcactgccctcagctctgtgctctccccagggctgatctggtctcctcttcaggagtggccagcacagagctgcccctgggcagggtcctgctgccaggagggctctgcagggcagagctgagcacaggctgggtgggatggggctgtgagcagggccagggaggagaggtggggacagcttccagcaggagcagctgcagtcaggtcccttccccgcagcaagcccttggtctcctctgctccacagcagagctcctggctccaaggcacTGGGATCTCAGCCTGAGTCACCTGCTTAGCAGCTTGATCCCTGCGGAGGAGAAGCGTCCAAGTGCCACCTCAGGGTGCCTGTCCTCCCTCTCTGGGAGCATCGGGGCATTTCTCcatctggccctgctgcctgtgctgtccttgCCCTTCCCCTCAGGCTCCCTAAGGACAAGGGTGTCTAAGGTGCAGCTCAGACACCGATTCTGCAGgagctctcaggcagctgtggccagggcagcaaaaccgctgggcccagcccagctgagcttctctggacatgctgggGTGGAGGGCTTGggaccagccagctctgctggtggcaccacagctGTAGGAGTTTCGTGGAGGTTCTCCTACAGGAATATGCACAAGTGGatcacagatgaggaaaagagggTATTTTTGAAGCTGACATacttttcccagctcccccctgctgtggagcagggagagctccttgggagctcagctcctcacagcacacttGACCCACAtgaccagagctccagccagggagatCCAAGAAGGTTCTGTAAAAATGGAGACAATGTCTGTTTTCAGGGGCTGGGGTGTGAagggagggaatgggaagagatttgctcagggctgtcctgacttgtgagtgtgctttcctcctctggcagcagctcctgaggaaagggctgggatgtccaacagcagctccatcagccagttcctcctcctggcattcgcagacaggcgggagctgcagctcctgcacttctggctcttcctgggcatctacctggctgccctcctgggcaacggcctcatcatcaccaccatcgcctgggaccaccacctccacacccccatgtacttcttcctgctcaacctctccctcctcgacctgggctgcatctccaccaccctccccaaagccatggccaattccctctgggacaccagggccatctcctactcagcatgtgctgcacagctcttgttctttgtcttcttcctctcagcagagtggtcccttctcaccatcatgtgctatgaccgctacgtggccatctgcagacccctgcactacgggaccctcctgggcagcagagcttgtgtccacatggcagcagctgcctgggcctctgggtttctcaatgctctgctgcacacagccagtacattttcactgcccctctgccagggcaatgccctgggacagttcttctgtgaaatcccccagatcctcaagctctcctgctcacactcctacctcagggaacttgGGCTTATTGTGATTAGTGTTTTGTTAGcatttggctgttttgtcttcatggtggtgtcctatgtgcagatcttcagggctgtgctgaggatcccctctcagcagggaaggcacaaagccttttccacctgcctccctcacctgtCTGTGGTTTCCCTGTTCATCAGCACTGCCATctttgcctacctgaagcccccctccatctcctccccatccctggacctggtggtggctgttctgtactcagtggtgcctccagcagtgaaccccctcatctacagcatgaggaaccaggagctcaaGGACGCCCTcaggaaagtgatttcttcattgttcaAGAGTGAGAGATTTAAAGCCTCTTTCCAGAAGTGACTCCAAGTTATGTCATTgcaaagtttttctttgtttgtatatttgtttttgcttttttggtgttgtgttttgtttttatattattattttatgtttatttattttgtttttatttctcattactgCTGTTCTTATTGTCACCcatggttttgttcctgcagAGGTGTTTGCACTTGT includes:
- the LOC127396212 gene encoding olfactory receptor 14J1-like yields the protein MSNSSSISQFLLLAFADRRELQLLHFWLFLGIYLAALLGNGLIITTIAWDHHLHTPMYFFLLNLSLLDLGCISTTLPKAMANSLWDTRAISYSACAAQLLFFVFFLSAEWSLLTIMCYDRYVAICRPLHYGTLLGSRACVHMAAAAWASGFLNALLHTASTFSLPLCQGNALGQFFCEIPQILKLSCSHSYLRELGLIVISVLLAFGCFVFMVVSYVQIFRAVLRIPSQQGRHKAFSTCLPHLSVVSLFISTAIFAYLKPPSISSPSLDLVVAVLYSVVPPAVNPLIYSMRNQELKDALRKVISSLFKSERFKASFQK